The Paramisgurnus dabryanus chromosome 1, PD_genome_1.1, whole genome shotgun sequence genome includes a window with the following:
- the fbxl14b gene encoding F-box/LRR-repeat protein 14b, producing METHISCLFPEILAMIFSYLDVRDKGRVAQVCTAWRDASYHKSVWRGVEAKLHLRRANPSLFPSLQARGIRRVQILSLRRSLSYVIQGMPNIESLNLSGCYNLTDNGLGHAFVQEIPSLRVLNLSLCKQITDSSLGRIAQYLKNLEVLELGGCSNITNTGLLLIAWGLHRLKSLNLRSCRHVSDVGIGHLAGMTRSAAEGCLNLEYLTLQDCQKLTDLSLKHISKGLSKLKVLNLSFCGGISDAGMIHLSHMTSLWSLNLRSCDNISDTGIMHLAMGTLRLSGLDVSFCDKIGDQSLAYIAQGLYQLKSLSLCSCHISDDGINRMVRQMHELRTLNIGQCVRITDKGLELIADHLTQLTGIDLYGCTKITKRGLERITQLPCLKVLNLGLWQMTESEKVR from the coding sequence ATGGAGACACACATCTCGTGCCTCTTTCCGGAGATTTTAGCCATGATTTTCAGCTACTTGGACGTGAGGGACAAAGGCAGGGTGGCCCAAGTGTGCACAGCGTGGAGGGACGCGTCCTACCACAAGTCCGTATGGAGGGGGGTGGAAGCCAAGCTGCATCTGAGACGGGCGAACCCGTCTCTGTTTCCCAGCCTGCAGGCGCGGGGCATCAGGCGGGTGCAGATCCTCAGCCTGCGGCGCAGCCTCAGCTACGTGATCCAGGGGATGCCCAACATCGAGAGCTTGAATCTGAGCGGCTGCTATAACTTAACGGATAACGGCCTGGGTCACGCGTTCGTACAAGAGATCCCGTCCCTGCGAGTGCTCAATCTAAGCCTTTGCAAACAGATTACGGATTCCAGTTTGGGCAGAATAGCCCAGTATCTAAAAAACTTGGAAGTGCTGGAACTGGGCGGCTGCAGCAACATCACAAACACTGGTTTGTTACTCATTGCGTGGGGTTTGCACAGACTCAAAAGTCTTAACTTGAGGAGCTGCCGGCATGTGTCAGATGTGGGCATCGGTCACTTAGCCGGCATGACCCGGAGTGCGGCGGAGGGCTGCCTCAATCTGGAATACCTGACCCTCCAGGACTGTCAAAAGTTGACGGATTTGTCCCTCAAGCACATCTCCAAGGGCCTGTCCAAGCTCAAAGTGCTCAACCTGAGTTTTTGCGGTGGGATCTCGGACGCCGGCATGATCCATCTCTCGCACATGACGAGTCTATGGAGCCTTAATTTGCGTTCGTGCGACAATATCAGCGACACCGGCATCATGCACCTCGCCATGGGCACGCTGAGGCTTTCCGGGCTCGACGTGTCTTTTTGCGATAAGATAGGGGATCAGAGTTTGGCTTACATCGCCCAGGGCCTGTACCAGCTCAAGTCTCTGTCTCTGTGCTCGTGCCACATCAGCGACGATGGCATTAACAGGATGGTGCGCCAGATGCACGAGCTGAGGACGCTGAACATTGGCCAATGCGTTCGGATTACAGACAAAGGACTTGAGCTCATCGCCGATCACTTGACTCAGCTGACCGGCATCGATCTGTATGGATGTACGAAAATCACTAAGAGGGGACTGGAGAGGATCACGCAGCTCCCTTGCCTTAAAGTTTTAAACCTGGGCCTTTGGCAGATGACTGAAAGCGAGAAAGTGAGGTGA